In Saprospiraceae bacterium, one DNA window encodes the following:
- a CDS encoding type II toxin-antitoxin system RelE/ParE family toxin, giving the protein MTLFLKGCVKIKATSESLWRIRHGNYRVLYHLENDIKIIDIRRIGHRKDIYQ; this is encoded by the coding sequence ATGACCCTTTTCCTTAAAGGGTGCGTAAAAATTAAAGCTACCAGTGAATCCTTATGGCGTATACGTCACGGAAACTATAGAGTTTTGTATCACCTTGAAAACGATATCAAGATTATTGATATTCGTCGCATAGGCCATCGAAAAGATATATATCAATAA
- a CDS encoding T9SS type A sorting domain-containing protein, whose protein sequence is MKDINPNGQSLPFIPNSSIVNDSLLFFSASDGINGVELWKTNGTTEGTNMVANIRINDQNPNEFNFHISNMTAIGNKLYFSADNNINGSELWVSDGSQGGTKLVKDIYPGPISSFPGSFVVFNNKLYFTAQNDNNGRELFVSDGTTSGTTIVKDIFPFGSTSPNNLIIHKNELFFVVNDDGTDAGALYKTDGTSAGTVKIAGSSIINNFKFPQNFFSWGNYLYFSLNDGVHGTELWRTDGTNSGTKMVFDLFTGAGSSSPGNFTIFKNDLYFSATDAKYGGELWRLTENPSTSFNENLISDIIVFPNPAHQILNIKVPHSSIDYEVRLIDINGLTLLQIPSFISENATLDVSNLQGGFYFLSLIDKTGKSVFTKRVVIIR, encoded by the coding sequence TTGAAAGATATTAATCCAAATGGACAATCACTTCCTTTCATCCCCAATTCATCTATAGTAAATGATAGTTTACTGTTTTTTTCAGCTAGCGATGGTATCAATGGTGTAGAACTTTGGAAAACCAATGGAACAACTGAAGGTACCAATATGGTAGCAAACATCAGAATCAACGACCAAAATCCTAATGAATTTAATTTCCACATTTCAAACATGACAGCGATAGGAAATAAGTTGTATTTTTCTGCTGATAATAACATTAACGGTTCCGAACTGTGGGTATCAGATGGATCTCAAGGAGGTACAAAATTGGTTAAAGACATTTATCCGGGGCCAATATCTAGCTTTCCGGGTTCTTTTGTAGTTTTTAACAATAAACTATATTTTACTGCCCAAAATGATAACAATGGAAGAGAACTGTTTGTATCTGACGGCACCACTTCTGGAACAACAATAGTAAAAGACATATTCCCATTTGGTAGTACTTCACCAAATAATCTCATAATTCACAAAAATGAATTGTTTTTTGTAGTTAATGATGACGGAACTGACGCAGGAGCACTATATAAAACAGATGGTACCAGTGCAGGAACTGTAAAAATTGCAGGTTCAAGTATTATCAACAATTTTAAGTTTCCTCAAAATTTCTTTTCATGGGGCAATTATTTATATTTCTCATTAAATGATGGAGTACATGGAACAGAGCTTTGGAGAACAGATGGTACAAATTCCGGAACCAAAATGGTCTTTGACTTATTTACAGGCGCGGGATCAAGTAGCCCGGGTAATTTTACAATATTTAAAAATGATCTTTATTTTTCTGCAACTGATGCAAAATATGGTGGAGAATTATGGCGTTTAACAGAAAACCCTTCTACCAGCTTTAATGAAAACCTCATTTCAGATATCATAGTATTTCCCAATCCGGCTCATCAGATTCTGAACATTAAAGTTCCTCATTCTAGTATCGATTATGAAGTGAGATTGATAGATATTAATGGACTTACTTTATTACAGATTCCATCATTTATAAGTGAGAATGCTACTTTAGATGTGAGCAATTTGCAAGGCGGCTTTTATTTTCTGAGTCTTATTGATAAAACCGGTAAGTCCGTTTTTACGAAAAGAGTTGTTATTATTAGATAA
- a CDS encoding glycosyltransferase family 39 protein — protein MLGKTTSVFLDAGYLYEIFGINEFAARFPNAVFGVIYLMTIYAIGKKIMPGTNLNRIWMLLMFGSFLPHIYFKSGIIDPVFNYFIFLSVFFVYRVFDSEGKSLKDSFLAGLFCGLSFLTKGPVGLLLLLSTIGLVSMILLFFDDSHSSKFNFRSGVNTIKRLFFQSFVWYPISIFLFGFLSVVSIWIGAELYFHGCEILSKFIQYQIELFTEPVASHGQPFYYHFVVVFFGCFPASVFALPQLLKFAPKTGSLFTSWMVSLFWVVMIIFSMSTTKIVHYSSMTYLPLTFLAAIYFQKLITNQEKIKKYIFILYILLGVFWSLIFILIPYIIINPSIILPYISDQVVINSLLMPVTLNGYEPIIGIIFATGILTSIWYIMQKKLFRALWIVSISVGLTLMLTNFMVLPAVERLSQGPAINFYKTLAGQDVYVMPIGFKSYAQYFYAKTKPQIHPKNADIEWLVKGDIDKDVYFVSKSNNTELEKYQNILKIRSEGGFSFYVRKK, from the coding sequence ATTCTGGGAAAAACCACCTCTGTTTTTCTGGATGCAGGCTATCTCTATGAAATTTTTGGTATCAATGAGTTTGCCGCAAGGTTTCCCAATGCCGTTTTTGGTGTCATCTACCTGATGACAATATATGCCATCGGCAAAAAAATCATGCCGGGTACCAATTTGAACAGGATATGGATGCTATTGATGTTTGGATCTTTCCTTCCTCACATCTACTTTAAATCAGGCATAATTGATCCTGTTTTCAATTACTTTATCTTCCTGTCTGTCTTTTTTGTTTACAGGGTTTTCGATTCTGAAGGGAAATCACTGAAGGATAGTTTTTTGGCCGGTTTGTTTTGCGGGCTAAGTTTTCTGACCAAAGGTCCTGTAGGTTTATTGTTGCTCTTAAGTACGATCGGTCTTGTTTCGATGATACTCTTATTCTTTGATGACTCGCACAGCTCAAAATTTAATTTCAGAAGTGGAGTGAACACAATAAAACGTCTGTTTTTCCAATCTTTTGTCTGGTACCCAATATCTATTTTTCTGTTTGGATTTTTATCTGTAGTTTCTATTTGGATAGGAGCAGAGTTATATTTTCACGGTTGCGAGATCCTTTCCAAATTCATCCAATACCAGATAGAGTTATTTACAGAACCGGTAGCATCACATGGGCAGCCATTTTATTATCATTTTGTGGTAGTATTTTTTGGTTGCTTTCCGGCTTCCGTTTTTGCACTGCCACAGCTATTAAAATTCGCACCGAAAACCGGATCTTTGTTTACTTCCTGGATGGTTTCCTTGTTTTGGGTGGTGATGATTATCTTTAGTATGAGTACCACAAAAATTGTTCACTACTCCTCCATGACATATTTGCCACTGACATTTTTGGCCGCGATATATTTTCAAAAATTGATCACAAATCAGGAAAAAATAAAAAAGTACATTTTTATACTATATATTTTACTGGGTGTTTTTTGGTCTTTGATTTTTATATTGATACCATATATTATAATAAATCCATCCATCATATTACCTTATATATCAGACCAGGTGGTCATCAACTCTCTGCTCATGCCTGTAACATTGAATGGTTACGAACCCATCATCGGAATCATATTTGCCACTGGAATTTTGACTTCAATATGGTACATCATGCAGAAAAAACTTTTCAGGGCATTGTGGATAGTATCGATTTCCGTTGGATTGACATTAATGCTTACAAATTTTATGGTTTTGCCTGCCGTTGAGAGACTTAGTCAGGGACCGGCCATCAACTTTTACAAAACACTGGCAGGTCAGGATGTCTATGTGATGCCGATAGGATTTAAGAGCTATGCACAATATTTTTATGCCAAGACCAAACCCCAAATTCATCCCAAAAATGCGGATATTGAATGGCTGGTCAAGGGAGATATTGATAAAGATGTCTATTTTGTATCTAAGTCAAACAACACAGAACTGGAAAAATACCAGAATATCCTAAAGATCAGATCAGAAGGTGGCTTTTCTTTTTATGTTAGAAAAAAGTAA
- a CDS encoding LptF/LptG family permease: protein MKILDWYIIKKYLSTFFFTMMLITMIAVSINYFEWIDKFVNSGLSFPEIFVQYYIYFIPYINGLLWPLFALLAVIFFTSRMAKNSEIISMLSSKVSYSRIMRPYLVGAAIISGLLWIGNNYVIPKSNVHKNAFEVKYIKPSLQSTLNHNIHFWISKDEKVYIRSYSSYDSSGRVFRLEKFKDNQLVYTLKANRLVFIGQPNKWKLEGWEERKFEDKYETLVAKPNEHIDTSFNFIPEDFTRYTNQMELMTSGELRRFLQYEQDKGLDSGKKYSIELYRRSAEPFTLFILTLIGVAVASRKVRGGMGFHIAAGVIMGATYVILSKFSTTFSTNLTLHPALGVWIPNIIFSIVALYLVKTAQK from the coding sequence ATGAAGATTCTGGATTGGTATATTATCAAAAAATATTTAAGCACATTTTTTTTTACGATGATGCTTATCACGATGATTGCCGTATCTATCAATTACTTTGAGTGGATTGATAAATTTGTGAATTCCGGACTGAGTTTTCCCGAAATATTTGTACAGTACTATATCTACTTTATACCCTATATCAACGGACTGTTATGGCCTTTGTTTGCATTGCTGGCAGTAATATTTTTTACATCCAGAATGGCAAAAAACTCTGAAATAATCAGTATGCTCAGTTCGAAAGTGAGCTACTCAAGAATTATGAGACCCTATCTTGTAGGAGCAGCAATCATCAGTGGTTTACTGTGGATAGGCAATAACTATGTGATACCCAAAAGCAATGTACACAAAAATGCTTTTGAAGTCAAGTATATCAAACCATCGCTCCAATCCACACTCAATCACAATATCCATTTCTGGATTTCCAAGGATGAAAAAGTGTATATCAGAAGTTATTCGAGTTATGATAGTTCGGGCAGGGTTTTCCGGCTTGAAAAATTTAAGGACAATCAATTGGTGTATACTCTGAAGGCCAACCGATTAGTTTTCATTGGTCAACCCAATAAATGGAAACTCGAAGGATGGGAAGAAAGAAAATTTGAAGATAAATATGAAACTCTCGTAGCCAAACCCAACGAACATATAGACACATCTTTCAATTTTATACCTGAAGACTTTACACGCTATACCAATCAGATGGAACTGATGACCTCCGGGGAACTACGCAGGTTTTTACAATATGAACAAGACAAAGGACTTGATTCAGGAAAAAAATATAGTATTGAGTTGTATCGGAGGAGTGCAGAACCTTTTACTTTGTTTATTTTAACATTAATAGGAGTTGCAGTAGCATCAAGAAAAGTCCGAGGAGGTATGGGCTTTCATATCGCTGCAGGTGTCATCATGGGCGCTACATATGTGATCCTTTCAAAATTCAGTACTACATTTTCCACCAACCTGACGCTTCACCCTGCCTTGGGTGTCTGGATTCCCAATATTATTTTTTCGATAGTAGCCTTGTACCTGGTCAAGACGGCACAGAAATAA